One region of Flavobacteriales bacterium genomic DNA includes:
- a CDS encoding F0F1 ATP synthase subunit alpha, with the protein MAEVKPAEVSAILRQQLAGFKSESDLQEVGTVLQVGDGIARVYGLTNVQSGELIEFESGLQGIVLNLEEDNVGAVLLGPSKGIKEGDVVKRTNRIASINVGEGMLGRVVDTLGNPIDGKGPIQGDTYEMPIERKAPGVIYRQPVNEPLQTGIKAIDAMIPVGRGQRELIIGDRQTGKTAVAIDTIINQKEFYDKGEPVFCIYVAVGQKGSTVAAIAKTLEDAGALPYTVIVASNASDPAPMQFYAPLAGAAIGEYFRDTGRPALIVFDDLSKQAVAYREVSLLLRRPPGREAYPGDVFYLHSRLLERAAKVINDDAIAAQMNDLPESLKGMVKGGGSLTALPIIETQAGDVSAYIPTNVISITDGQIFLDGDLFNSGVRPAINVGISVSRVGGSAQIKSMKKISGTLKLDQAQYRELEAFAKFGSDLDAATTAVIEKGKRNVEILKQGQYSPLRVEEQAAIIFCGTNGLLMDVPTEKVKEFEAEFIAFLHNKHQDVLDALAAGKLSDDITDTLRAVCADLSKKYAA; encoded by the coding sequence ATGGCAGAAGTAAAACCAGCTGAGGTATCAGCAATTTTAAGACAACAATTAGCAGGGTTCAAATCTGAATCGGACTTACAAGAGGTAGGAACTGTATTGCAAGTGGGTGATGGTATTGCTCGTGTTTACGGTTTAACCAACGTTCAGTCGGGTGAGCTTATAGAATTCGAAAGCGGACTACAAGGTATCGTTCTAAACTTAGAAGAAGATAATGTCGGAGCGGTATTATTAGGACCTTCTAAAGGGATTAAAGAAGGCGATGTTGTTAAAAGAACCAACCGTATTGCTTCTATCAATGTAGGAGAAGGTATGTTGGGTCGAGTAGTAGATACTCTTGGAAACCCTATCGATGGTAAAGGACCTATTCAGGGCGACACTTATGAAATGCCAATTGAAAGAAAGGCACCGGGTGTTATTTACCGTCAGCCAGTAAACGAGCCATTACAAACAGGTATCAAAGCCATCGATGCTATGATTCCGGTTGGTAGAGGACAAAGGGAGCTAATTATTGGTGACCGTCAGACAGGAAAGACTGCCGTAGCTATTGACACCATTATCAACCAAAAAGAATTTTATGATAAGGGAGAACCTGTATTCTGTATCTACGTTGCCGTAGGACAAAAAGGCTCTACCGTAGCAGCTATAGCTAAGACTTTAGAAGATGCTGGAGCATTGCCTTACACCGTTATTGTAGCGTCTAATGCTTCTGACCCTGCACCGATGCAGTTTTACGCACCACTTGCTGGAGCTGCTATTGGCGAATACTTTAGAGATACAGGTCGTCCAGCATTGATTGTATTTGACGATTTATCTAAACAAGCGGTAGCCTATCGTGAGGTATCTTTATTATTAAGAAGACCACCAGGTCGTGAGGCTTATCCAGGTGATGTATTCTACTTACACTCACGTTTATTGGAAAGAGCTGCCAAAGTGATTAATGATGATGCTATTGCCGCTCAAATGAACGATTTACCAGAATCCTTAAAAGGTATGGTAAAAGGTGGAGGTTCATTAACTGCTCTACCTATTATTGAAACACAAGCGGGTGACGTATCGGCTTATATTCCTACCAATGTAATTTCTATTACAGATGGTCAGATTTTCTTAGATGGTGACTTATTTAACTCGGGGGTTCGTCCAGCTATTAACGTAGGTATTTCGGTATCTCGTGTAGGGGGTTCGGCACAAATTAAATCCATGAAGAAAATTTCAGGAACCTTAAAATTAGACCAAGCACAGTACCGTGAGCTAGAGGCTTTTGCTAAGTTCGGTTCGGATTTGGATGCGGCTACTACGGCGGTTATCGAAAAAGGTAAGCGTAATGTGGAAATCCTTAAACAAGGTCAATACTCACCATTAAGAGTAGAAGAACAAGCAGCTATCATTTTCTGTGGTACTAATGGTCTTTTGATGGACGTACCAACTGAAAAGGTAAAGGAATTCGAAGCGGAGTTTATCGCTTTCTTACACAACAAGCACCAAGACGTCTTAGACGCTTTGGCAGCAGGTAAGTTAAGCGACGATATTACTGACACTTTACGTGCAGTATGTGCCGATTTATCTAAGAAATACGCAGCATAA